A window from Setaria italica strain Yugu1 chromosome VIII, Setaria_italica_v2.0, whole genome shotgun sequence encodes these proteins:
- the LOC101765372 gene encoding vegetative cell wall protein gp1-like: protein MAPRTASTHAEALRVSYVVALTIALLAPCCVASSRSLLLSSSFADAPEGSQAAAPAPAVLESPPVDDIIPPMPSPESAPLMPESPAPAVLEPPAADTAPPLQPPEPAPVAAAPPPLKGSHGQHGKKSKHGDHDKAPSPKAKKHHPKAPPKHHGRHHAPPPEPDISPPAPPAESPDDGQPPAAPGPDGPHAQSPPWPFPWPHPGPGGKWPPLPPFPFHPPPAPAWPWPHNPWPPLPPFHPPPFPGPGGKWPPLPPFPFHPPPTPAWPHPGTGGKWPPLPPFPFHPPPLPAWPWPHPGKPWTPAPPSLHGNDGVPSTTAQQKPEN, encoded by the coding sequence ATGGCGCCAAGAACAGCCTCCACGCATGCGGAAGCACTCAGGGTATCATACGTGGTGGCGCTCACCATCGCGTTGCTCGCGCCGTGCTGCGTGGCATCGTCGAGGTCGCTgctgctctcctcctcctttgccGATGCGCCGGAAGGCAGCCAAGCtgccgccccggcgccggcggtgctgGAGTCGCCGCCGGTGGATGATATAATCCCACCGATGCCATCGCCGGAGTCTGCCCCTTTAATGCCCGaatccccggcgccggcggtgctAGAGCCGCCGGCTGCGGATACAGCCCCGCCGCTGCAACCGCCGGAGccggcccccgtcgccgccgcgccgccgccgttgaagGGCTCCCACGGCCAGCACGGGAAGAAGAGCAAGCACGGCGACCACGACAAGGCGCCGTCGCCCAAGGCGAAGAAGCACCACCCGAAGGCGCCGCCCAAGCACCACGGGCGCCACCACGCTCCTCCGCCGGAGCCGGACATctcgccacccgcgccgccggcggagtCGCCGGACGACGGGCAGCCACCGGCCGCGCCGGGGCCGGATGGACCGCACGCCCAGAGCCCGCCGTGGCCTTTCCCGTGGCCGCACCCGGGGCCAGGGGGCAAGTGGCCCCCGCTGCCTCCATTCCCGttccacccgccgccggcccccgcgtGGCCGTGGCCGCACAACCCGTGGCCGCCGCTTCCCCCGTTCCACCCGCCGCCGTTCCCCGGGCCGGGCGGCAAgtggccgccgctgcccccgtTCCCGTTCCACCCGCCGCCAACTCCGGCGTGGCCGCACCCGGGGACAGGGGGCAAGTGGCCGCCGTTGCCACCGTTCCCGTTCCACCCGCCGCCTCTCCcggcgtggccgtggccgcACCCGGGCAAGCCGTGGACGCCTGCCCCGCCGTCCTTGCACGGCAATGATGGCGTCCCATCGACGACGGCGCAGCAGAAACCCGAGAACTGA